In a single window of the Lates calcarifer isolate ASB-BC8 linkage group LG1, TLL_Latcal_v3, whole genome shotgun sequence genome:
- the sowahca gene encoding ankyrin repeat domain-containing protein SOWAHC, protein MTMASQCTEQAVHEFLMERGGRVQQMELIDHFLSVLGENDQSKEGVDREALKRVVDNVGFVKVENGVKFVCLKIEGRAESVMCADADGYDQAECNGNIQETLDNNVNGNPDNGDQTGVPSPLGAVLDNDKQSNGNKQPTTPSQNKANTGTPTSSGGGEVKLRDRRRRESAPVIGMPDLDQAHPGWSHSQQVRGARRVSRGSQRAILTSCLSEDSALEGLDPIGDINTPKGSRRNFIELMMSSSPQVRRSLINRGSRLRDSVRSDGDSASLLSSATDEDCASVTLDPLEHEWMLCASDGLWESLQALLSVEPSLVAKRDFVTGFTCLHWAAKQGKAELLSQLLAFAKENAIPVNVNVRSSAGYTPLHLAAMHGHTQVVRVLLSDWEADPEARDYSGRRAIQYLPPPLAADLQEEGVVTSPGAESDSENANGSSSGGGRGWRFPRVLQGNLNPLRLLNPPAEAAEDAVGTGKTKGGMQRKSSLSRLNARLHRGRHRAQIIHSASFRDTGEVGRGEELPSSPLRTRPLSNLFG, encoded by the exons ATGACGATGGCGTCCCAGTGCACGGAGCAAGCCGTGCACGAGTTcctgatggagagaggagggagggtcCAACAGATGGAGCTGATCGATCATTTCCTATCAGTTCTCGGGGAAAATGACCAGTCGAAGGAAGGGGTGGATCGTGAGGCGTTGAAACGCGTTGTGGACAACGTGGGTTTCGTGAAGGTGGAAAACGGTGtgaaatttgtttgtttaaagatTGAGGGCAGAGCGGAGTCGGTGATGTGTGCGGACGCAGACGGCTACGATCAAGCGGAGTGCAATGGTAATATCCAGGAGACACTGGACAACAATGTCAACGGCAACCCTGACAACGGAGACCAAACAG GAGTACCCAGCCCACTTGGTGCAGTCCTTGACAATGACAAACAGTCAAATGGCAATAAGCAACCCACAACCCCCTCCCAGAATAAGGCCAACACGGGGACACCTACCTCtagtggaggaggggaggtgaaGCTGAGGGATAGGAGGAGGCGAGAGTCAGCCCCAGTTATCGGGATGCCAGATCTGGACCAGGCTCACCCTGGATGGTCCCACAGCCAGCAGGTGAGAGGGGCACGTAGGGTGTCCAGAGGCTCCCAGCGCGCCATTCTGACCAGCTGCCTATCTGAAGACAGCGCACTGGAGGGGCTGGACCCTATCGGAGATATCAACACGCCCAAGGGAAGTCGCAGGAACTTCATAGAGCTGATGATGAGTAGTTCTCCTCAG GTTCGGAGGTCTCTCATCAACCGTGGCTCACGCCTCCGGGACTCAGTGAGGAGTGATGGCGATTCGGCATCACTCCTCTCCTCAgccactgatgaagactgtgcCTCAGTTACCCTGGACCCACTGGAGCACGAGTGGATGCTGTGCGCCTCAGACGGCCTATGGGAAAGCCTGCAGGCCCTGCTGTCTGTCGAGCCCAGCCTGGTGGCCAAGAGAGACTTTGTCACTGGCTTCACCTGTCTGCACTGGGCAGCTAAACAAGGCAAAGCTGAGCTGCTCTCCCAGCTGCTGGCCTTTGCCAAGGAGAATGCTATAcctgtgaatgtaaatgtgagaTCGAGTGCTGGATACACACCGCTACACCTGGCAGccatgcatggacacacacag GTGGTTCGAGTATTGCTGTCAGACTGGGAGGCAGACCCTGAGGCTCGAGACTACAGTGGGAGGCGAGCCATCCAGTACCTTCCCCCACCGCTGGCTGCTGACCTGCAGGAAGAGGGAGTGGTCACTTCACCGGGCGCCGAGTCGGACAGCGAAAACGCTAacggcagcagcagtggaggagggCGCGGCTGGAGGTTTCCTAGAGTTCTCCAGGGCAACCTGAACCCACTACGGCTGCTGAACCCACCggctgaggcagcagaggatgCAGTTGGGACAGGGAAGACTAAAGGAGGCATGCAGAGGAAGTCGTCTCTCAGTCGTCTGAATGCCCGGCTGCACCGAGGGCGCCACCGTGCCCAGATCATCCATAGCGCCTCTTTTAGGGACACGGGGGAGgtgggaagaggagaggagctcCCTAGCAGTCCTCTCCGAACCCGACCACTGTCCAACCTGTTTGGATGA
- the akap17a gene encoding A-kinase anchor protein 17A, with protein MTTIVHDTTEAVCLSTEYNLYLKPIAKMTVSVALPQLKLPGKSISNWEVMERVKAMVAPEQFSALRISKSTMDFIRFEGEVENKTVVKSLLGRLDGKSIKLSGFTDVLKVRAVENKVDFPTRHDWDSFFRDAKDMNETLPGERPDTIHLEGLPCRWFSQKDSPYPDRPSEEVLTAVFQIFGKVRNVDIPMLDPYREEMLDKNFSTFSFGGHLNFEAYVQYQEYCGFTKAMDTLRGMKLMLKGDDGKAVACNIKVSFDTSKHLSESALKRRSLERMKLQELERQREEQKRREKEEEERRKEEERKQKEQEEEEKERKKEERLRKREQKLREREQRRNLKRVRRQQEEEQKKLQMKIAMEERRLLLAQRNLESIRLIAELLTRAKALKQQQQEKERAEREEQERQEQARQKEELARLQQLEACRRKQEEELRRVEVEKERALELQRREKELRERLLCNLLKKSNGTTSPGSQDQANPVRTEEASVPGGTDVMLEVLGRVNGVKEAESKDKQVSKSSMYAHVSGKNRATEERRGGEDRKKDREGRREEVARSRHSREQARDPDRSHRDRSSHGRGRRRRSYSHSRRQRSSSHHRRSSSHHKKSYSHHGSRRRSHSSRSTSSSRDRSRSSSGRSYSGGRSHRRSHRRYSRSSSRSSNKSRDRRSHSHYSRRYRRHSKQ; from the exons ATGACCACCATCGTCCATGATACAACAGAGGCAGTGTGCCTCTCCACCGAATACAACCTGTACCTCAAGCCCATTGCCAAAATGACTGTCAGTGTGGCACTGCCCCAGCTTAAGCTACCTGGCAAGAGCATCTCCAACTGGGAGGTAATGGAGAGGGTAAAGGCCATGGTAGCTCCAGAGCAGTTTTCAGCCCTGCGAATATCTAAGAGCACCATGGATTTCATCCGCTTTGAGGGAGAGGTGGAAAACAAGACAGTGGTCAAGAGCCTACTGGGTCGTCTAGATGGGAAGAGCATTAAACTCAGTGGATTTACTGATGTACTGAAG gttCGCGCAGTAGAGAATAAGGTGGACTTCCCTACACGTCACGACTGGGACTCATTTTTTCGCGACGCCAAGGACATGAATGAGACACTGCCAGGGGAGAGACCTGACACTATCCACCTGGAGGGGCTTCCTTGCCGCTGGTTCAGCCAGAAGGACAGCCCATACCCAGACCGGCCTTCTGAAGAGGTCCTCACTGCTGTTTTCCAGATCTTTGGCAAG GTGCGAAATGTTGACATCCCCATGTTGGACCCATACAGAGAGGAAATGCTGGACAAGAACTTCAGTACATTCAGCTTTGGGGGCCATCTGAACTTTGAGGCTTATGTCCAGTACCAGGAATACTGTGGCTTCACCAAGGCCATGGACACTCTGCGTGGCATGAAGCTGATGCTCAAAGGAGACGATGGAAAGGCAGTGGCTTGCAACATCAAG GTGTCCTTTGACACCAGCAAGCACCTGAGTGAGTCAGCTCTGAAGAGGAGGAGCCTGGAGAGGATGAAGTtgcaggagctggagaggcagagagaggagcagaaacgacgagagaaggaggaagaagagcgCCGTAAGGAGGAAGAGAG GAAACAgaaggagcaggaagaggaagagaaggagaggaagaaggaggagaggctGCGGAAGCGAGAGCAGAAGCTTCGCgagagagagcaaaggaggaacCTGAAGAGGGTGAGGcgccagcaggaggaggagcaaaagaagctgcagatgaagattgcaatggaggagaggaggctaCTGCTTGCTCAGCGCAACCTAGAATCTATACGGCTCATTGCTGAACTGCTGACCAGGGCCAAG GCcctgaagcagcagcaacaagagaaagagagggctGAGCGCGAGGAGCAGGAGAGGCAGGAGCAGGCTCGACAGAAGGAAGAATTAGCACGGCTTCAGCAGCTGGAGGCCTGCCGAcggaagcaggaggaggagctccgcagggtggaggtggagaaggagcgAGCTCTGGAGCTCCAGCGTCGAGAGAAGGAGCTAAGAGAGAGACTGCTTTGCAATCTGTTGAAGAAGAGCAACGGAACAACCTCTCCAGGCTCGCAGGACCAGGCTAATCCTGTAAGGACCGAAGAGGCCTCTGTTCCTGGAGGCACTGATGTGATGTTGGAGGTTCTGGGCCGGGTGAATGGAGTGAAGGAAGCTGAGAGCAAAGATAAACAAGTGTCCAAGTCTAGTATGTATGCCCACGTGTCGGGGAAAAACAGAGCAacggaggagaggagaggaggggaggacaggaagaaagaccgggagggaaggagggaggaggtggcgAGAAGCAGGCATAGCAGGGAGCAAGCAAGGGACCCGGACCGCTCCCACAGAGACAGGAGCTCCCATGGCAGGGGCAGGAGGCGGCGCTCCTACAGCcacagcaggaggcagagaagcTCCAGCCACCATAGGAGGAGCTCCAGTCATCACAAGAAGAGCTACAGTCACCATGGCAGCAGGAGGCGCAGCCATAGTAGCAGGAGCACAAGCTCAAGtagagacaggagcaggagcagcagtgggAGGAGTTACAGCGGGGGGAGGAGTCATAGACGCAGTCACCGTAGATACAGCAGAAGCAGCTCTAGGAGCAGCAATAAGAGTAGAGACAGAAGGAGTCACAGTCATTATAGTCGAAGATACAGGAGACACAGCAAACAGTAG